The following proteins are co-located in the Eriocheir sinensis breed Jianghai 21 chromosome 1, ASM2467909v1, whole genome shotgun sequence genome:
- the LOC126983584 gene encoding paternally-expressed gene 3 protein-like — MLSQNQPGGLQHPAGGPAVLALPGQPSTTTFTRQPSTTTFTRQPSTTTFTRQPSTTTFTRQPSTTTFTRQPSTTTFTRQPSTTTFTRQPSTTTFTRQPSTTTFTRQPSTTTFTRQPSTTTFTRQPSTTTFTRQPSTTTFTRQPSTTTFTRQPSTTTFTRQPSTTTFTRQPSTTTFTRQPLQRNNGRITGYLIFLTMDQTVSDWVTGEVTGDWLTLTVHGLTPSRKYLHKMHSHNVKGFGPFSSVESFTTLPAVDKSIGEPQAGVWSERPDCAGDRWRGRSHDQLGAFLATTLYCRGSRRSPGQALLLAAAAVRATSLASSLQTCGSITATWS; from the exons ATGCTGAGCCAGAAccag CCTGGTGGCCTCCAACACCCTGCTGGTGGCCCGGCCGTCCTGGCCCTCCCTGgccagccgtccaccaccaccttcacccggcagccgtccaccaccaccttcacccggcagccgtccaccaccaccttcacccggcagccgtccaccaccaccttcacccggcagccgtccaccaccaccttcacccggcagccgtccaccaccaccttcacccggcagccgtccaccaccaccttcacccggcagccgtccaccaccaccttcacccggcagccgtccaccaccaccttcacccggcagccgtccaccaccaccttcacccggcagccgtccaccaccaccttcacccggcagccgtccaccaccaccttcacccggcagccgtccaccaccaccttcacccggcagccgtccaccaccaccttcacccggcagccgtccaccaccaccttcacccggcagccgtccaccaccaccttcacccggcagccgtccaccaccaccttcacccggcagccgctgcagcggaacaatgggaggatcacag GCTACTTGATATTCCTCACCATGGACCAAACCGTCAGTGACTGGGTGACGGGGGAAGTGACAGGGGACTGGCTCACCCTTACCGTCCATGGACTGACGCCTTCAAGGAAGTATTTGCACAAGATGCACTCTCACAATGTCAAAGGTTTTGGTCCATTCTCCTCCGTGGAAAGCTTCACGACTCTTCCAG ctgttgacaagagcatcggtgagccccaggctggtgtgtggagcgagaggcctgattgtgctggtgatcgctggcgtggcaggagccatgaccagctgggggccttcttggccaccacactgtactgtcgcgggtcaaggcggagcccaggccaagcattgt